The DNA sequence AATGAAAAAAGCGAAAGCTGACCGCCCGTGCATCACGATGTCGATGGGCAAATACGGTGTCATTTCGCGCTTGGCAGGAGAACTGTTCGGTTCGTGTTTGACTTTCGCGGCTGCCAAAGAGGTTTCCGCGCCGGGCCAAGTGTCTGTCCGCGATGTCCGTTCCATCCTGGAGATTTTGGCGTTGGATTAAGGAACGCGATCTGAAATGTGTGGGCTTCAGCTCCGGCGAGGCTTGCGCCCGCCGGAGAAAAACGGTAATGCTCCATCTCAGCTTCGATGAAGCCGCTCCAATCGGAGGAAACAAATGAAAGGTTGTCCGAACTCCGACGAAGTCTCCGCTCACCGGAGGACAGAAGCGGAACCCTGGATAAGCAAGTAAGCCAAAAAGGCCATCCCGAGAAAGGTTGGCCTTTTTGGCTTGCGTGGTTGCCGGTGTTGCTTCTTCTCAACTTCTCGGTTTGAAGCTGCTCACTTTCAATAAAATTTGGTTGATGCCAAGCAGCAGTTCGTCCGTCAATTCGATATCCACCGACTTGATGTTATCCTCGATCTGTTCCGGACGGCTGGCGCCGATGATGGCGGAGCTGACGCCGGGTTGGCGCAGAATCCAGGCCAAGGCCAGTTGCGGCATGGTTATTTCCAATTCATGGGCGATGGCTTCGATTTCCCCGATGGCTTCCAACAGGGACTCGTTTTCCAGATATTTTTGCATCGTGCTGTTCAGCTTGCTGTTGGCGGCGCGGCTGCCTTCCGGAACTTGTTGGCCGGATTTGTACTTTCCGGTCAGGATGCCTTGTCCCAATGGGGAAAAGACCACTTGCCCCATGCCATTGGCGACGGAGACGGGCAACACATCGACCTCGATGTAGCGCTCAATCATATTGTAAATCGGTTGGTTGGAAACGAGCGGCCGGAAATTATGCTGTTTTGCGATCTGGTGGGCTTCCTGGATTTTGTCGGCTGGCCATTCGCTGACGCCGGCATAAAGGATCTTTCCTTGACGCTGCAGATCATCGAGCGCCCAGAGCGTTTCCTCCATCGGTACGCTCGGATCGTAACGGTGACATTGGTAAAGGTCCAGATAATCCATATCCAAGCGTTTCAGGCTGGCGTCGCAGGATTCGATGATGTGCTTGCGCGACAAGCCCCTGTCGTTCGGGCCGTCACCCATCGGGAAATAGACTTTGCTGGCGACGACCAAACTGGAGCGCCGATAGTCCTTCAGCACTTTTCCGAGCACAGTCTCAGCAGCACCCTTTTCATAAACGTTGGCTGTGTCGAAAAAGTTGATGCCTGCATCATACGCGGTCCGGATGCATTCCTCCGCTGTCTGATCCGCTACCGATTTTCCGTACGTCAACCAACTGCCCAGTGCGATTTCGCTGACGCGCAAACCACTTTTCCCTAGATTCCTGTATTTCATCCACTCGTCCTCCTTGATTATGATGACAATCTTTGAGCCATTAATCAGACTTTGATGATAAATATAATAGCTTTCTATCCTTATCATAAGCCACAAAATCGAAATCGCCAAAGGAAAAGGCCACCGAATCGAAAAAAATGGAAGCGCTGTGATTTTTTTTGTATTAACGACAAAAAAAGGTATACTTGATGTAAGGAACGGTGTCAAAGAACAGAAAGGATGGGGTCTGTAAATGACGAACATAGACGAAAACATCATGGCTTCTCTGCGGAAAGCAAATGCCAATCGGATGGTTGCGTTGCCGGATGGCAGCATCATGCCACAGGTGGGGCAAGGAACGTGGTACTTGGGTGAGGATTCTGCAAAAAGGCAAGAGGAAATAGAAGCTTTGCGTTTAGGTGTGCAATTGGGCATGACCCTTATCGATACAGCCGAAATGTACGGGGACGGGAAGTCGGAGCGCTTGGTAGGTGAAGCGATCAAAGGTATCCGTGACCAAGTCTACCTTGTTTCCAAAGTGTATCCGCATCGGGCCAGCCGGAATGAAATTTTGGCTGCCTGTGCCGAAAGCTTGCGCAGATTGGATACGGACCACTTGGACCTTTATTTGCTGCATTGGCGCGGAAGTGTGCCTTTGTCGCAAACGATAGCCGGAATGGAGCAGTTGAAGGCGGAAGGAAAGATCGGCAGATGGGGCGTTTCCAACTTCGACATCCATGATA is a window from the Trichococcus shcherbakoviae genome containing:
- a CDS encoding aldo/keto reductase family protein, which codes for MKYRNLGKSGLRVSEIALGSWLTYGKSVADQTAEECIRTAYDAGINFFDTANVYEKGAAETVLGKVLKDYRRSSLVVASKVYFPMGDGPNDRGLSRKHIIESCDASLKRLDMDYLDLYQCHRYDPSVPMEETLWALDDLQRQGKILYAGVSEWPADKIQEAHQIAKQHNFRPLVSNQPIYNMIERYIEVDVLPVSVANGMGQVVFSPLGQGILTGKYKSGQQVPEGSRAANSKLNSTMQKYLENESLLEAIGEIEAIAHELEITMPQLALAWILRQPGVSSAIIGASRPEQIEDNIKSVDIELTDELLLGINQILLKVSSFKPRS
- a CDS encoding aldo/keto reductase; translation: MTNIDENIMASLRKANANRMVALPDGSIMPQVGQGTWYLGEDSAKRQEEIEALRLGVQLGMTLIDTAEMYGDGKSERLVGEAIKGIRDQVYLVSKVYPHRASRNEILAACAESLRRLDTDHLDLYLLHWRGSVPLSQTIAGMEQLKAEGKIGRWGVSNFDIHDMQDLLSMEHGNQCQVNQVLYHLGSRGIEYDLLKWQREHNIPIMAYSPLAQGGRLREQLLESEEVQRIAKKHGVEAIQIILAWCIIQPDIAAIPRSSNPDHTYLNAQASKIRLDDEDLKLLDKRFPAPAHKTALDIL